A genomic window from Arthrobacter sp. FW305-BF8 includes:
- the pepN gene encoding aminopeptidase N: protein MNLTRAEARERAALIAVDSYDVSLDLTKGATVFGSTTTVRFTAAPGSSTFIDAVTDAVHSVSLNGRELDPAEVSDGVRIQLPDLAADNQLTVVADAPYMNTGEGLHRFVDPVDGEVYLYTQFEVPDSRRMFAVFEQPDLKATFRFRVTAPSHWDVISNSPTPEPVAAPGNDGAARSVWDFPPTPRLSSYVTALIAGPYQSVRSDVTSSDGRVVPLGVFARKSLMQYLDADNIFELTRQGFEFFETQFGCPYPFEKYDQLFVPEFNAGAMENAGAVTILEGYVFRGKVPEAQVERRAITVLHELAHMWFGDLVTMRWWNDLWLNESFAEYMSHLAAVENTKFQSAWTTFASVEKSWAYRQDQLPTTHPVFAEINDLQDVEVNFDGITYAKGASVLRQLVAWVGPDHFMAGVREYFAKHSWRNTELGDLMVELEKASGRDLDQWGRLWLETAGVNSLKPELAVDDDGTITSFAILQSAVDEQPTIRPHRLAVGFYDLTGEGTLERVHREELDVDGERTEVPGLAGLKRPDLILLNDDDLAYAKVRLDEQSLATATAHLKDFRESLPRTLVWGSAWDAARDGESPARGYVDLILANIASESDSSVILVQLRQLATTLTFYVAEEHREATTVAAVDRLWELATDVPGGSDAQLQFIKSFALLARSGQQLDRIAGLLDGSDTLPGLTVDQDLRWELVAALVAGGRLGQADIDAELQRDNTSSGQNAAALAKAAIPTPEAKLAAWESIVVKGELSNAIQASAVAGFTRVLDTALLEPFAEKYFEAVPGIVAERTNALAQQIVVGLYPAQLTSQATVDRTDAFLASLPEESAALRRMMLENRDGVARALRARAADA, encoded by the coding sequence ATGAACCTGACCCGCGCCGAAGCACGCGAGCGCGCCGCCCTGATCGCCGTCGACTCCTACGATGTCAGCCTGGACCTGACCAAGGGGGCGACGGTCTTCGGTTCCACCACCACTGTCAGGTTCACGGCGGCGCCGGGATCCTCGACGTTCATCGACGCCGTGACGGACGCCGTCCACAGCGTGAGCCTGAACGGCCGCGAACTGGACCCGGCCGAGGTGTCCGACGGCGTCCGGATCCAGCTGCCGGACCTTGCTGCGGACAACCAACTGACCGTCGTGGCGGACGCTCCCTACATGAACACGGGCGAAGGCCTGCACCGCTTCGTGGACCCGGTGGACGGCGAGGTGTACCTGTACACGCAGTTCGAGGTGCCGGACTCGCGCCGCATGTTCGCGGTCTTTGAACAGCCCGACCTCAAGGCCACCTTCCGGTTCCGCGTCACCGCACCCTCGCACTGGGACGTCATCTCCAATTCGCCGACGCCGGAGCCGGTGGCGGCACCGGGGAACGACGGCGCCGCCCGCTCGGTCTGGGACTTTCCGCCCACGCCACGCCTGTCCTCCTACGTCACCGCGCTGATCGCCGGACCGTACCAGTCGGTGCGCAGCGACGTCACCAGTTCGGATGGCCGCGTCGTTCCGCTTGGCGTCTTCGCCCGCAAGTCCCTCATGCAGTACCTGGACGCGGACAACATCTTTGAGCTCACGCGCCAGGGCTTCGAGTTCTTCGAGACTCAGTTCGGCTGCCCCTACCCGTTTGAGAAGTACGACCAGCTGTTTGTCCCGGAGTTCAACGCCGGCGCCATGGAAAACGCCGGAGCCGTCACCATCCTCGAAGGCTACGTTTTCCGCGGCAAGGTCCCGGAGGCGCAGGTGGAACGCCGTGCCATCACCGTGCTGCACGAACTGGCCCACATGTGGTTCGGCGACCTCGTGACCATGCGCTGGTGGAACGACCTCTGGCTCAACGAATCCTTCGCCGAATACATGTCGCACCTGGCCGCGGTGGAGAACACCAAGTTCCAGAGCGCGTGGACCACGTTCGCCTCGGTGGAGAAGTCGTGGGCCTACCGCCAGGACCAGCTCCCCACGACGCACCCGGTCTTCGCCGAGATCAACGACCTGCAGGACGTCGAGGTGAACTTCGACGGCATCACCTATGCCAAAGGTGCCTCCGTGCTGCGGCAGCTGGTGGCCTGGGTGGGGCCGGACCACTTCATGGCCGGCGTGCGTGAATACTTTGCAAAGCATTCCTGGCGGAACACCGAGCTCGGTGACCTGATGGTCGAGCTGGAGAAGGCCAGCGGACGCGACCTGGACCAGTGGGGCCGCCTGTGGCTCGAAACGGCCGGCGTGAACTCGCTCAAGCCGGAGCTGGCGGTGGACGACGACGGCACCATCACCTCGTTCGCCATCCTGCAGTCAGCGGTTGACGAGCAGCCCACCATCCGCCCGCACCGCCTGGCGGTGGGCTTCTATGACCTCACCGGCGAGGGAACGCTCGAGCGCGTGCACCGGGAAGAGCTCGACGTCGACGGAGAGCGCACCGAGGTCCCCGGACTCGCCGGACTCAAGCGGCCGGACCTCATCCTGCTCAATGACGATGACCTCGCGTATGCCAAGGTGCGGCTCGATGAACAGTCCCTCGCCACCGCCACGGCGCACCTGAAGGATTTCCGCGAGAGCCTGCCGCGGACGCTGGTGTGGGGCTCGGCCTGGGACGCTGCACGGGATGGGGAAAGCCCCGCCCGCGGATACGTCGACCTGATCCTGGCCAACATCGCCTCCGAGTCTGATTCCTCCGTGATCCTGGTGCAGTTGCGGCAACTGGCCACCACGCTTACGTTCTACGTTGCCGAGGAGCACCGCGAAGCCACCACCGTTGCCGCCGTCGACCGTCTCTGGGAACTTGCCACGGACGTGCCGGGCGGGTCCGACGCCCAGCTGCAGTTCATCAAATCGTTCGCGCTCCTTGCGCGCAGCGGTCAGCAGCTGGACCGGATCGCCGGGCTGCTGGACGGCTCGGACACCCTGCCCGGCCTGACCGTGGACCAGGACCTCCGCTGGGAGCTCGTGGCCGCCCTCGTGGCCGGCGGCAGGCTGGGCCAGGCGGACATCGACGCGGAACTGCAGCGGGACAACACCTCCAGCGGCCAGAACGCGGCCGCCCTGGCCAAGGCCGCCATCCCCACCCCGGAGGCCAAGTTGGCAGCCTGGGAGTCGATCGTGGTCAAGGGCGAGCTTTCCAACGCCATCCAGGCCTCGGCCGTCGCCGGGTTCACGCGCGTGCTGGACACGGCGCTGCTGGAGCCGTTCGCTGAGAAATACTTCGAGGCCGTCCCGGGAATCGTGGCCGAGCGCACCAATGCCCTGGCCCAGCAGATCGTCGTCGGGCTGTACCCGGCGCAGCTGACCAGCCAGGCCACCGTGGACCGGACCGACGCGTTCCTTGCGTCGCTGCCGGAGGAAAGCGCTGCGCTGCGCCGGATGATGCTGGAAAACCGCGACGGCGTGGCCCGGGCGCTGCGGGCCCGCGCGGCGGATGCCTAG
- a CDS encoding Fpg/Nei family DNA glycosylase, with protein MPEGHSIHRLARQFGDVFAGEPLAVSSPQGRFAAGAALLDGHTMVHASAHGKHLFLHFEHALVLHVHLGLYGAWDFGGDSQFRGASSIGAPRRVGEREVADGTGSSTDGPGNDAAPAEYAGPPAPVGAVRVRLVSDHGWADLRGATTCAAITDAEAAAVLDRLGPDPLHNTGGSRDDFIRRVLAKWTPLATLLMDQKVIAGVGNVYRAEVLFRGRIDPLLPGRALTADAAGLLWDDTAAVMADGVRDGRIITTTAGFWTRSGQLPPGEEAHFVYRRHGQPCRVCGTPVALAEHAARKLYWCPSCQQPV; from the coding sequence GTGCCGGAAGGCCACTCCATACACCGGCTGGCCCGCCAGTTCGGTGACGTGTTCGCCGGCGAGCCGCTGGCTGTCAGCAGCCCCCAGGGCCGCTTCGCCGCCGGCGCCGCACTGCTGGACGGACACACCATGGTGCACGCGTCCGCCCATGGAAAGCACCTGTTCCTGCACTTCGAGCACGCACTGGTCCTGCACGTCCACCTCGGCCTCTACGGGGCCTGGGATTTCGGCGGGGACAGCCAGTTCCGCGGGGCCTCCAGCATCGGCGCGCCCCGCCGGGTGGGGGAACGGGAAGTGGCCGATGGCACTGGGTCATCAACCGACGGGCCCGGTAACGATGCTGCGCCCGCCGAGTACGCCGGGCCGCCGGCGCCGGTGGGAGCGGTGCGGGTCCGGCTGGTGAGTGACCACGGCTGGGCCGACCTGCGCGGTGCCACCACGTGCGCGGCCATCACCGACGCAGAGGCGGCAGCCGTGCTGGACAGGCTGGGTCCCGATCCGCTCCACAACACTGGCGGCAGCAGGGACGACTTCATCCGGCGCGTCCTGGCAAAGTGGACGCCGCTCGCCACGCTGCTGATGGACCAGAAGGTGATTGCCGGCGTCGGGAATGTCTACCGGGCCGAAGTGCTGTTCCGCGGCAGGATCGACCCCCTGCTTCCCGGCCGTGCGCTCACCGCGGACGCCGCCGGCCTCCTCTGGGATGACACCGCCGCGGTGATGGCCGACGGCGTCCGCGACGGTCGGATCATCACCACCACCGCCGGATTCTGGACCCGGAGCGGCCAGCTTCCGCCGGGGGAGGAGGCGCACTTCGTCTACCGCCGCCACGGCCAGCCCTGCCGGGTCTGCGGCACTCCGGTTGCCCTGGCCGAACACGCCGCCCGCAAACTGTACTGGTGCCCCTCCTGCCAGCAGCCCGTATGA
- the tig gene encoding trigger factor produces MKSAVENLTPTRVKLNVEVPFEELKPSIDEAYKTVASQIQVPGFRKGKVPAKLIDQRVGRGYVLETAINEGLNGWYQAAVQESGIHPLSRPEVEITEVPDPSATDGELKFQAEVDVRPEIELPDYAGIKVEVAAAESSDADVDKALDELRGRFGTLKSVDRPAADGDFLSIDITASIDGAEVDSASGLSYQVGAGTMLEGMDEAVTGLSADEDAIFDTTLVGGDHAGEAAQVKVVVKSVKERELPEANDDFAQLASEFDTLAELREDLAKQAADSKVVEQGVEARDKVLDKLVELVEVPVPESVVEEQLEQHFKAENSHGEGEHDTEEHRAEVKANTERAFQNEIILDAIAEKEEVGVSQNELIDYIVTTASQYGMDPNQFAQIIDQSGQVPMMVSEVRRRKALAVVLGQAEVTDSEGNKVDLSDFVRPGGEEAPAVEAEAETEAEEAAGETVANNDPAAVKF; encoded by the coding sequence GTGAAGAGCGCTGTCGAGAACCTCACCCCCACGCGGGTCAAGCTCAATGTTGAGGTCCCCTTTGAGGAATTGAAGCCCAGCATCGACGAGGCATACAAGACTGTTGCTTCGCAGATCCAGGTCCCTGGCTTCCGTAAGGGCAAGGTTCCCGCCAAGCTGATCGACCAGCGCGTCGGCCGCGGCTACGTCCTGGAGACCGCCATCAACGAAGGCCTCAACGGCTGGTACCAGGCTGCAGTCCAGGAGTCCGGCATCCACCCCCTGAGCCGTCCCGAGGTTGAGATCACCGAGGTTCCGGATCCTTCCGCCACCGATGGTGAGCTGAAGTTCCAGGCGGAGGTTGACGTCCGCCCCGAGATCGAACTGCCCGACTACGCCGGCATCAAGGTTGAGGTTGCCGCGGCAGAGTCCTCCGACGCAGACGTCGACAAGGCCCTGGACGAACTGCGCGGCCGCTTCGGCACGCTCAAGTCCGTGGACCGCCCGGCAGCTGACGGCGACTTCCTGAGCATCGACATCACGGCGAGCATCGACGGCGCCGAGGTGGACTCCGCTTCAGGGCTGTCCTACCAGGTTGGCGCCGGCACCATGCTCGAGGGCATGGACGAGGCCGTCACCGGCCTGAGCGCTGACGAGGACGCCATCTTCGACACCACCCTGGTGGGCGGCGACCACGCCGGCGAAGCCGCGCAGGTCAAGGTTGTCGTCAAGTCCGTCAAGGAGCGCGAGCTGCCCGAGGCGAACGACGACTTCGCCCAGCTGGCGTCCGAATTCGACACGCTGGCCGAACTGCGCGAGGACCTCGCCAAGCAGGCCGCCGACTCCAAGGTCGTCGAGCAGGGCGTCGAGGCACGCGACAAGGTCCTGGACAAGCTCGTTGAGCTGGTTGAGGTTCCCGTTCCGGAGTCCGTCGTCGAAGAGCAGCTCGAGCAGCACTTCAAGGCCGAGAACTCCCACGGTGAAGGCGAGCACGACACCGAAGAGCACCGCGCCGAGGTCAAGGCCAACACCGAGCGCGCCTTCCAGAACGAGATCATCCTCGACGCCATCGCCGAGAAGGAAGAAGTGGGCGTCAGCCAGAACGAGCTGATCGACTACATCGTCACCACCGCCAGCCAGTACGGCATGGACCCGAACCAGTTCGCCCAGATCATCGACCAGAGCGGCCAGGTTCCCATGATGGTCTCCGAGGTCCGCCGCCGCAAGGCGCTGGCCGTCGTCCTGGGCCAGGCCGAGGTCACCGACTCCGAGGGCAACAAGGTTGACCTCAGCGACTTCGTCCGCCCCGGCGGCGAAGAGGCTCCGGCCGTCGAAGCCGAAGCAGAAACCGAAGCTGAAGAGGCAGCCGGCGAGACCGTCGCGAACAACGATCCCGCGGCCGTGAAGTTCTAG
- a CDS encoding OsmC family protein, whose protein sequence is MALNEHHYALTVRWTGNLGSGTSSYRDYSRDHDIEIPGLPVLHGSADPTFHGDRSRYNPEQLLLTALAQCHMLSFLHVAVKHGVVVLSYADNATGMMRLNRDGSGQFETVTLRPQVTVADPGHIALADRMHHEANQVCFIARSVNFPVLHAPVTTAGSP, encoded by the coding sequence ATGGCACTCAACGAACACCACTATGCGCTGACGGTCCGCTGGACCGGCAACCTTGGAAGTGGCACGTCGTCCTACCGGGACTACTCCCGGGACCATGACATCGAAATTCCCGGGCTGCCGGTCCTGCATGGCTCGGCCGATCCCACCTTCCACGGCGACCGCTCCCGGTACAACCCCGAGCAGCTGCTGCTGACGGCGCTCGCACAGTGCCACATGCTGTCCTTCCTGCACGTTGCGGTGAAGCATGGCGTGGTGGTCCTGTCCTATGCGGACAACGCCACCGGCATGATGCGGCTCAACCGGGACGGCAGCGGCCAGTTCGAAACCGTCACGCTGCGCCCGCAGGTGACGGTTGCGGATCCGGGGCACATCGCGCTGGCGGACCGGATGCATCACGAGGCCAACCAGGTGTGCTTCATTGCCCGTAGCGTAAATTTCCCCGTCCTGCACGCTCCCGTTACCACAGCCGGAAGTCCTTAG
- the ettA gene encoding energy-dependent translational throttle protein EttA translates to MAEFIYTMTKARKAVGEKLILDDVSMSFFPGAKIGVVGPNGAGKSTILKIMAGLDTPSNGEARLSPGYTVGILLQEPPLNEEKTVLGNVQEGVGEIYGKIQRFNAISEEMASPDADYDSLLEEMGHLQEAIDSADAWDLDSQLEQAMDALRCPPADADVTLLSGGERRRVALCKLLLQKPDLLLLDEPTNHLDAESVLWLEQHLSSYEGAVLAVTHDRYFLDHVAEWIAEVDRGHLYPYEGNYSTYLEKKRARLEIQGKKDAKQAKRLAEELDWVRSNAKGRQTKSKARLARYEEMAAEADRTRKLDFEEIQIPPGPRLGGVVLEAKNLQKGFDDRTLIDGLSFSLPRNGIVGVIGPNGVGKSTLFKTIVGLEPLDGGELKIGDSVKISYADQSRGGIDPNKTLWEVVSDGLDFIQVGNVEMPSRAYVAAFGFKGPDQQKKAGVLSGGERNRLNLALTLKQGGNLLLLDEPTNDLDVETLSSLENALLEFPGCAVVVSHDRWFLDRVATHILAYEGDEENPSKWYWFEGNFESYEENKVQRLGPDAAKPHRVTHRRLTRD, encoded by the coding sequence ATGGCGGAATTTATCTACACAATGACCAAGGCCCGAAAGGCTGTTGGCGAAAAACTTATTCTCGACGACGTCAGCATGTCGTTCTTCCCGGGCGCCAAGATCGGCGTCGTTGGCCCCAACGGTGCCGGTAAGTCCACCATCCTGAAAATCATGGCCGGCCTGGATACCCCCTCCAACGGCGAGGCACGGCTGAGCCCCGGCTACACGGTCGGCATCCTGCTGCAGGAGCCGCCGCTGAACGAGGAAAAGACCGTCCTGGGCAACGTCCAGGAGGGCGTGGGCGAGATCTACGGCAAGATCCAGCGTTTCAACGCAATCTCCGAGGAGATGGCCAGCCCGGACGCGGACTACGACTCGCTCCTCGAGGAGATGGGCCACCTGCAGGAGGCCATCGACTCCGCCGATGCCTGGGACCTGGACTCCCAGCTCGAGCAGGCCATGGACGCCCTCCGCTGCCCGCCGGCCGACGCGGATGTCACCCTGCTCTCCGGTGGTGAGCGCCGCCGCGTAGCCCTCTGCAAGCTGCTGCTGCAGAAGCCGGACCTCCTGCTGCTCGACGAGCCCACCAACCACCTCGACGCCGAGAGCGTGCTGTGGCTGGAACAGCACCTCTCCTCCTACGAGGGCGCAGTGCTCGCCGTCACCCACGACCGGTACTTCCTGGACCACGTCGCGGAATGGATCGCGGAGGTGGACCGCGGCCACCTGTACCCCTATGAGGGCAACTACTCCACCTACCTGGAGAAGAAGCGCGCCCGCCTGGAAATCCAAGGCAAGAAGGACGCCAAGCAGGCCAAGCGCCTCGCCGAGGAACTCGACTGGGTCCGCTCCAATGCCAAGGGCCGGCAGACCAAGTCCAAGGCGCGTCTTGCCCGCTACGAGGAAATGGCGGCCGAGGCCGACCGCACCCGGAAGCTGGACTTCGAAGAGATCCAGATCCCGCCGGGACCGCGCCTTGGCGGCGTTGTGCTCGAAGCCAAGAACCTGCAGAAGGGCTTCGACGACCGCACCCTGATCGACGGCCTGTCCTTCTCCCTGCCCCGCAACGGCATCGTCGGCGTCATCGGCCCGAACGGTGTGGGCAAGTCCACGCTGTTCAAGACCATCGTGGGCCTTGAGCCCCTCGACGGCGGCGAGCTGAAGATCGGCGACTCGGTCAAGATTTCCTACGCCGACCAGAGCCGCGGGGGCATCGACCCCAACAAGACCCTCTGGGAGGTTGTTTCCGACGGCCTGGACTTCATCCAGGTGGGCAACGTTGAAATGCCCTCCCGCGCCTATGTCGCGGCGTTCGGGTTCAAGGGCCCGGACCAGCAGAAGAAGGCAGGCGTGCTTTCCGGTGGTGAGCGCAACCGCCTGAACCTGGCGCTGACCCTCAAGCAGGGCGGAAACCTGCTCCTGCTGGACGAACCGACCAACGACCTCGACGTCGAAACCCTCAGTAGCCTGGAGAACGCGTTGCTGGAGTTCCCTGGCTGCGCCGTCGTGGTCTCCCACGACCGCTGGTTCCTGGACCGGGTGGCCACTCACATCCTCGCGTACGAAGGTGACGAGGAGAACCCGTCGAAGTGGTACTGGTTTGAAGGCAACTTCGAATCCTACGAGGAGAACAAGGTGCAGCGCCTCGGCCCCGACGCGGCCAAGCCGCACCGCGTCACGCACCGCCGCCTGACCCGCGACTAA
- a CDS encoding ATP-dependent Clp protease proteolytic subunit, producing MATVDPAAQDNYIYNRLLKERIIWLGSEVRDENANAICSQLLLLSAEDPNKDIYLYINSPGGSVTAGMAIYDTMQFIPNDVVTVATGLAASMGQFLLSSGTKGKRYATPNARILMHQPSGGIGGTASDIKIQAELILHMKKVMAELTADQTGQTVETILKDNDRDKWFTATEALEYGFFDKISAHAGSVAGGGGTQNASSNGQS from the coding sequence ATGGCAACCGTCGATCCTGCAGCCCAGGACAACTACATCTACAACCGCCTGCTGAAAGAGCGCATCATCTGGCTTGGCTCCGAGGTCCGCGACGAGAACGCGAACGCCATCTGCTCACAGCTGCTGCTGCTTTCCGCCGAGGATCCCAACAAGGACATCTACCTCTACATCAACTCGCCCGGCGGCTCGGTGACCGCCGGCATGGCCATCTACGACACCATGCAGTTCATCCCCAACGATGTCGTTACCGTCGCCACCGGCCTGGCGGCCTCCATGGGACAGTTCCTGCTGTCCTCCGGCACCAAGGGCAAGCGCTACGCCACCCCGAACGCCCGCATCCTGATGCACCAGCCCTCCGGCGGCATCGGCGGCACGGCTTCGGACATCAAGATCCAGGCCGAGCTGATCCTCCACATGAAGAAGGTCATGGCTGAGCTCACGGCGGACCAGACCGGACAGACCGTGGAAACCATCCTCAAGGACAACGACCGCGACAAGTGGTTCACGGCCACCGAGGCGCTGGAATACGGCTTCTTCGACAAGATCTCGGCACACGCAGGATCGGTCGCGGGCGGCGGCGGAACCCAGAACGCGTCATCCAACGGCCAGAGCTAA
- a CDS encoding acyl-CoA thioesterase translates to MTEADAGLQALPTNDPTNSLLELLDLGELEGARTDEDIFMGPSQRQPHQRVFGGQVLAQSLIAGMRTVDEDRTVHSMHGYFLRPGDANKPITFGVQRLRDGRSFSARRVHAYQDGTPILSMIASFQAGDDGIEHQSEMPAGIPDPESLPSTADLLGKFDHPVARHWSYERPFDIRHVDPALYVAATGKKEARNAVWMKTFSPMPDNANTHRAALAYASDYTLLESILRRHGLSWITPGMSVASLDHAMWWHRPVRVDEWLLYVQESPSAQGARGLATGKIFNREGLHVASVAQEGMVRVPTDIKSKVAGAVQTKILQHQMRKA, encoded by the coding sequence ATGACTGAAGCGGACGCCGGATTGCAGGCCTTGCCCACGAATGACCCCACGAACTCCCTCCTCGAACTGCTTGACCTCGGCGAGCTGGAAGGCGCCCGCACCGACGAGGATATTTTCATGGGTCCGTCGCAGCGCCAGCCGCACCAGCGCGTCTTTGGCGGCCAGGTCCTGGCCCAGTCCCTGATCGCCGGGATGCGCACCGTGGACGAGGACCGCACCGTCCATTCCATGCACGGCTACTTCCTCCGGCCCGGTGACGCGAACAAGCCCATCACCTTCGGCGTCCAGCGCCTGCGGGACGGCCGCTCGTTCTCCGCCCGGCGCGTGCATGCCTACCAGGACGGCACCCCGATTCTGTCCATGATCGCCTCGTTCCAGGCCGGCGATGACGGCATTGAGCACCAGTCCGAGATGCCTGCCGGCATTCCGGATCCGGAGTCGCTGCCCAGCACGGCCGACCTGCTGGGCAAGTTCGACCACCCCGTCGCCCGCCACTGGTCATACGAACGGCCCTTCGACATCCGCCATGTGGATCCCGCACTGTATGTGGCGGCCACGGGGAAGAAGGAAGCGCGCAACGCCGTGTGGATGAAGACCTTCAGCCCCATGCCGGACAACGCCAACACGCACCGTGCCGCGCTGGCCTACGCCAGCGACTACACGCTGCTCGAGTCGATTCTTCGCAGGCACGGGCTGAGCTGGATCACGCCGGGCATGAGCGTGGCCAGCCTCGACCACGCCATGTGGTGGCACCGTCCCGTCCGCGTTGACGAATGGCTCCTGTACGTGCAGGAATCGCCCAGCGCCCAGGGGGCGCGGGGCCTGGCGACCGGCAAGATCTTCAACCGGGAGGGCCTGCACGTGGCATCCGTGGCGCAGGAGGGCATGGTCCGGGTGCCGACGGACATCAAGAGCAAGGTTGCCGGTGCCGTGCAAACCAAGATCCTGCAGCACCAGATGCGCAAGGCCTGA
- a CDS encoding globin has product MTIPSLPTPPEPGVRKPLMRNDPFSQPGYTDNFYDAVGGHETFVKLIDVFYDGVATDPLLRPMYPEEDLGPAKRRFLMFLEQYWGGPTTYGEERGHPRLRMRHMPFRVTPEAKDRWLHHMRTAVDSLDLPPLHEGTLWDYMERAALSMVNSPSEAQG; this is encoded by the coding sequence ATGACCATCCCATCCCTTCCCACCCCGCCCGAGCCCGGCGTCCGGAAGCCGCTGATGCGCAACGACCCCTTCAGCCAGCCGGGCTACACGGACAACTTTTACGACGCCGTCGGCGGCCATGAAACCTTCGTGAAGCTCATCGACGTCTTTTACGACGGCGTGGCCACCGATCCGCTGCTGCGCCCCATGTATCCGGAAGAGGATCTGGGTCCGGCCAAGCGGCGGTTCCTGATGTTCCTGGAGCAGTACTGGGGCGGCCCCACCACCTACGGCGAGGAGCGCGGCCATCCCCGGCTGCGGATGCGCCATATGCCGTTCCGGGTGACGCCCGAGGCGAAGGACCGCTGGCTGCATCACATGCGGACAGCCGTCGATTCCCTGGACCTGCCGCCCCTGCATGAGGGAACCCTGTGGGATTACATGGAGCGCGCCGCGCTCTCGATGGTGAACAGCCCGTCCGAGGCGCAGGGCTGA
- a CDS encoding ribose-5-phosphate isomerase, whose translation MTTNPAFPRVHIATDHAGMELSAHLVKHLTSNGYDVVDHGPKEYDALDDYPSFCINAALAVVADQEAGIHALGIVLGGSGNGEQIAANKVKGVRAALAWNHSTATLAREHNDANVVAVGGRQHSVEEATSLIEAFLQEPFSNDERHVRRIGKIATYETTGEIVE comes from the coding sequence GTGACAACAAACCCTGCATTTCCGCGGGTCCACATCGCCACCGACCACGCCGGCATGGAGCTGAGCGCCCATCTGGTCAAGCACCTGACCTCGAACGGCTACGACGTGGTGGATCACGGGCCCAAGGAATACGACGCCCTGGACGACTACCCGTCGTTCTGCATCAACGCGGCGCTCGCAGTGGTGGCGGACCAGGAAGCAGGAATCCACGCGCTGGGCATCGTGCTGGGCGGATCCGGCAACGGGGAGCAGATCGCGGCCAACAAGGTCAAGGGCGTCCGCGCCGCCCTGGCCTGGAACCACTCCACCGCCACGCTGGCCCGCGAGCACAACGATGCCAACGTCGTGGCCGTCGGCGGGCGCCAGCACAGCGTCGAGGAGGCCACGTCCCTGATCGAGGCCTTCCTGCAGGAGCCCTTCAGCAACGACGAGCGGCACGTCCGCCGCATCGGCAAGATCGCCACCTACGAAACCACCGGCGAGATCGTCGAGTAG
- a CDS encoding mechanosensitive ion channel family protein, with protein sequence MHSMFTAPSASLEPTGLDLAGVAISLGAGIILWLIASFLIARITKRVASGTSLFKKPHFRWVAPALRALDHERRVQRANTIGSLLKSGIGVMIAVITTIYMLKNLDVDVAPLLTSVGILGIAIGFGAQQLIRDFLAGIFITIEDQYGIGDIIETSEVVGVVESIGLRITRVRDENGAIWYLRNGEILRVGNRSQGNYVPPAEPEETAAEAEHAPQQKSGE encoded by the coding sequence ATGCACAGCATGTTCACCGCACCCTCCGCCTCACTGGAGCCCACCGGACTCGACCTGGCCGGCGTGGCCATCAGCCTTGGCGCGGGCATAATCCTGTGGCTGATCGCCAGTTTCCTGATCGCCAGGATCACCAAGCGTGTGGCCAGCGGCACGTCGCTGTTCAAGAAGCCGCACTTCCGCTGGGTGGCGCCGGCGCTCCGTGCCCTGGACCATGAGCGGCGCGTCCAGCGGGCCAACACGATCGGCTCGCTGCTGAAGAGCGGCATCGGCGTGATGATCGCTGTCATCACCACCATCTACATGCTGAAGAACCTCGACGTCGACGTGGCACCGCTGCTGACCAGCGTGGGAATCCTCGGTATCGCCATCGGCTTTGGCGCCCAGCAGCTGATCAGGGACTTCCTCGCCGGCATCTTCATCACCATCGAGGACCAGTACGGCATCGGCGACATCATTGAAACCAGCGAAGTCGTGGGCGTCGTGGAGTCGATCGGGCTGCGGATCACGCGCGTCCGCGACGAGAACGGCGCCATCTGGTACCTCCGCAACGGTGAGATCCTCCGTGTGGGCAACCGCTCGCAGGGAAACTACGTCCCGCCTGCGGAGCCTGAAGAGACGGCTGCGGAAGCCGAGCACGCACCCCAGCAGAAGTCTGGAGAATAG